A genome region from Taeniopygia guttata chromosome 5, bTaeGut7.mat, whole genome shotgun sequence includes the following:
- the B4GALNT4 gene encoding N-acetyl-beta-glucosaminyl-glycoprotein 4-beta-N-acetylgalactosaminyltransferase 1 has product MPRLPVKKLRKQLKLLLLLALLTSAAWFTYLHISLVRQGRALRLPFAYGKDGERPGEVTDGGRRPAAARRRKAEDSSESREEDPMSDGQDVDGWFSRGQRSNRASTHPKLNLTKQALPWNEQYKGKANLHVFEDWCGGAVRHLRKNLHFPLFPHTRTTVKKLAVSPKWKNYGLRIFGYIHPFKDGDFQFSVASDDNSEFWLSSDDSPSNSRLAAFVGKLGTEWTAPGEFTKFSSQVSKPLRLMSSRRYYFELLHKQDDRGSDHVEVGWRVFLPSLKFEVIDSSYISLYTDESSLKMNHVEHIPQTLASHSGSHLWEAQQDEHGADMLKADPRDTFFLTPAIEASRVENVLVPCAYSPTYVVKDFPIARYQGLQFVYLSFVYPNDFTRLTHMETENKCFYRESPLYLEKFGFYKYMKMDEEEEDPRQRAFLFLGPDNFLEDEEEEEEGVDRPEPTDTPPKAKEQSFGPAPRAKGKDPTPLTGDYGDDLDYYSFRRQRGRAQAEAGTPGQLGTWGTSSPPAALQGDPTLERGPARALRWLPQDEGEEDELGLPASPKHLDLQPHLSVPIFGGKAKTPGPGRPAAPSEDKKPRKTPEKVYVTRLQPGKRKAPAQEPAFPGIFLYPKPVKRVHLRSRTPQKHPITPSKLRAVPGRRGPWLLSNISKERDPARRKSGRRWDRPPKQRVLPGLLALGTEGIFSHEDTTPAPGRTAATADYNSSEAARSEGRRVTSFLKVSETTASQQEEGKGQEEEDEEEEVSDYSYEAGELQQAWLEDSINWQRTFSVSSVDFELLRSDWNDLRCNVSGNLQLSESEVVDVVAQYMERLNEKNGGIYTLLRIINVEKRRDTARGNRYLLELELAERGQRTVRLSEYVYVLLHQGKQDDSTEANPNGLTLGATEPQPSTWSILYGKSVLCRPLRLSWRQDVMVHFVVPVKNQARWVQQFISDMAGLYGATGDANFNVILVDFDSEDMDVEKALRDARLPRFQYLRRTGNFERSAGLQAGVDMVEDEHSIVFLCDLHIHFPANILDSIRKHCVEGKLAYAPIVMRLSCGSSPREPNGYWEVNGFGLFGIYKSDFDRVGGMNTEEFRDRWGGEDWELLDRVLQSGLEVERLRLRNFYHYYHSKRGMWNTRSKKPSKD; this is encoded by the exons ATGGAGAGAGGCCGGGGGAGGTGACGGATGGCGGGaggcggccggcggcggcgcggcgcaGGAAAGCCGAGGATTCCAGCGAGAGCCGCGAGGAAGATCCGATG AGCGACGGGCAGGACGTGGATGGCTGGTTTTCCAGAGGCCAGCGTTCCAACCGAGCCAGCACCCATCCCAAACTCAACCTGACCAAGCAGGCCTTGCCCTGGAACGAGCAG TACAAAGGGAAGGCAAACCTGCACGTCTTCGAGGACTGGTGTGGCGGGGCCGTGAGGCACCTGAGGAAGAACCTCCACTTCCCGCTCTTCCCACAC ACCCGCACCACGGTGAAGAAGCTGGCTGTGTCTCCCAAGTGGAAGAACTATGGGCTGAGGATTTTTGGCTACATCCATCCCTTCAAGGATG GGGATTTCCAGTTTTCTGTGGCGTCAGACGACAACTCAGAGTTCTGGCTCAGCTCCGATGACAGTCCCTCCAATTCCCGACTGGCCGCATTTGTGGGCAAG ctgggCACGGAGTGGACGGCGCCGGGAGAGTTCACCAAGTTCAGCTCCCAGGTCTCCAAGCCCCTGCG CCTCATGTCCTCCCGACGGTACTACTTCGAGCTGCTCCACAAGCAGGATGACCGGGGCTCGGACCACGTGGAAGTTGGG TGGCGAGTTTTCCTCCCTAGCCTGAAGTTTGAGGTGATTGACTCCTCCTACATCTCCCTGTACACAG ATGAGTCGTCCCTGAAGATGAACCACGTGGAGCACATCCCACAGACCTTGGCCAGCCACAGCGGGAGCCACCTCTGGGAGGCCCAGCAGGACGAGCACGGGGCCGACATGCTCAAGGCCGACCCCAGGGACACGTTCTTCCTCA CCCCTGCCATCGAGGCGTCCCGCGTGGAGAACGTGCTGGTGCCCTGTGCCTACAGCCCCACCTACGTGGTGAAGGATTTCCCCATCGCCCGCTACCAGGGCCTGCAGTTC GTCTACCTCTCGTTCGTGTATCCCAACGATTTCACACGCCTCACTCACATGGAGACAGAGAACAAGTGCTTCTACAGGGAGTCCCCCCTCTACCTGGAGAA GTTTGGGTTCTACAAGTACATGAAGatggatgaggaggaggaggatccGCGGCAGCGAGCGTTTCTCTTCCTTGGCCCTGACA ATTTCctggaggatgaggaggaggaagaggaaggagtgGACAGGCCTGAGCCCACAGACACCCCTCCCAAGGCCAAGGAGCAGAGCTTTGGGCCGGCACCCAGAGCCAAAGGGAAGGATCCCACGCCGCTCACCGGGGATTACGGAGATGACCTGGACTATTACAGCTTCCgccggcagcggggccgggcgcaGGCCGAGGCGGGCACCCCTGGGCAGCTGGGGACGTGGGGCACGTCCAGCCCCCCGGCCGCTCTCCAGGGGGATCCCACGCTggagcggggcccggcccgggcacTCCGTTGGCTGCCCCAGGATGAGGGCGAGGAGGATGAGCTGGGGCTGCCGGCGTCTCCAAAGCACCTGGACCTCCAGCCCCACCTCTCCGTGCCCATCTTTGGTGGCAAAGCCAAAACGCCGGGTCCCGGcaggccagcagctcccagcgaGGACAAGAAGCCCCGGAAAACCCCGGAGAAGGTCTACGTGACCCGGCTGCAGCCTGGGAAACGCAAAGCCCCGGCCCAGGAGCCGGCcttcccaggcattttcctgtATCCAAAGCCCGTGAAGAGAGTCCACCTCCGCTCCAGGACCCCGCAGAAGCATCCCATCACCCCCAGCAAGCTCCGGGCCGTCCCTGGCCGCCGTGGCCCCTGGCTCCTGAGCAACATCTCCAAGGAGAGGGACCCTGCCAGGCGGAAGAGCGGCAGGAGGTGGGACCGGCCGCCCAAGCAGCGGGTGCTGCCCGGCCTCCTCGCCCTGGGGACCGAGGGAATCTTCAGCCACGAGGACACGACCCCTGCTCCGGGCAGGACAGCCGCCACTGCCGACTACAACTCGTCCGAGGCCGCCCGCTCCGAGGGGAGGAGGGTGACGTCCTTTCTGAAGGTGTCGGAAACCACAGCGTcgcagcaggaggaggggaagggccaggaggaggaggatgaggaggaagaggtgTCGGATTATTCTTACGAGGCgggggagctgcagcaggccTGGCTGGAGGACTCCATCAACTGGCAGCGGACGTTCAGCGTCAGCTCTGTGGACTTCGAGCTGCTGCGCTCCGACTGGAACGACCTGCGCTGCAATGTGTCGGGAAACCTGCAGCTGAGCGAGAGCGAGGTGGTGGACGTGGTGGCCCAGTACATGGAGAGGCTCAACGAGAAGAACGGGGG GATCTACACCCTCCTGAGGATCATCAACGTGGAGAAGCGGCGGGACACGGCGCGGGGGAACCGGtacctgctggagctggagctggcgGAGCGGGGCCAGCGCACGGTGCGGCTCTCCGAGTACGTCTACGTCCTCCTGCACCAGGGCAAGCAGGATGACAGCACCGAGGCCAACCCCAACGGGCTGACCCTGGGGGCCACCGAGCCCCAGCCCAGTACCTGGAGCATCCTCTATGGAAAATCTGTCCTATGCCGGCCACTGCGGCTCAGCTGGAGGCAGGACGTCATGGTGCACTTTGTGGTGCCGG TGAAGAACCAGGCCCGCTGGGTGCAGCAGTTCATCTCGGACATGGCCGGCCTCTACGGGGCCACGGGAGATGCCAACTTCAACGTCATCCTGGTGGACTTTGACAGCGAGGACATGGATGTGGAGAAGGCCCTGCGGGATGCCCGGCTGCCCCG GTTCCAATACCTGCGGCGCACGGGGAATTTCGAGCgctctgctgggctccaggCCGGTGTGGACATGGTGGAG gacGAGCACAGCATCGTGTTCCTGTGCGACCTGCACATCCATTTCCCTGCCAACATCCTGGACAGCATCCGGAAGCACTGCGTGGAGGGGAAGCTGGCCTACGCTCCCATCGTCATGAGgctgagctgtggcagctccccCCGGGAGCCCAACG GCTACTGGGAGGTGAATGGCTTCGGCCTCTTCGGCATCTACAAGTCGGACTTCGACCGCGTGGGAGGGATGAACACGGAGGAGTTCCGGGACCGCTGGGGCGGGGAGGATTGGGAGCTCCTGGACAG GGTGCTCCAGAGCGGGCTGGAGGTGGAGCGCTTGCGCCTCAGGAACTTTTACCACTACTACCACTCCAAGCGTGGCATGTGGAACACCCGCAGCAAGAAGCCCTCCAAGGACTAG
- the PKP3 gene encoding plakophilin-3 produces the protein MAMVAVGIPGDSLQHREGGQDVTLLWGLPPPGPLAVLKILRSPSEPRDPSLGGEASVFHAKPRRGDWLGEVRGGPERPTPAADASAHPHPAAPRGAPARPRMLQDNGPPGPPSQPEAGVCSLALPSDRQLDERGREAAEAQRLRSARVQEQVRIRMMLRGQAPARPEELTDGTRGDQYSSTLRSSFSSRSQSNGVDPKASLYQPLAKKDFGTLRGSGWSSRSAVDLTPHKRMATISNGGLAKGRAYVAGYAASQAATASPRPSSFHERNFRCRQNLDTLSLRSLRLADRPLPLADDRYSVLSEQLDAPGHRQLYKSQAGGGFGRSFAFERQLSAGTAAKAACDWLDGAEGPPSRTIRAPAMRTLQRFQSNNRSRLSAGSFGTVPAGGGGAFLGLGEHSSRAPSVRSLAESGHHLAEPRTMEMYNGHSTLLGHHAGGFDDIDLPSAVKYLIASDPNLQVLGAAYLQHKCYSDSSAKKQARSLQAMPKLVKLFNSPNQEVQRHATGAMRNLIYDNAENKLALVEENGIYELMRTLREPDDELRKNVTGILWNLSSSDNLKDRLARDTLEQLTDLVLVPLSGLGASGVIQQNPSEAEIFYNSTGFLRNLSSASQQTRQKMRECHGLVDSMIHYVNSSLEVGKSEDKSVENAVCVLRNLSYRLYDEMPPSSLQRLEGHRRNAGGTMTGELVGCFSPQSKKAREHYLNADIVTFTEVSKDPKGMEWLWNPQIVGIYNRLLQRCELNKHTTEAASGALQNITAGDRRWAGVLSRLALEQERILNPVLDRVRTADHHQLRSLTGLIRNLSRHARNKDEMSTKVVSHLIEKLPGSVGDKAPPADVIVNIIAVLNNLVVESPMAARDIVYFDGLRKLFFIKKRRDSSDNEKSSRAAASLLGNMWQYTKLHRDFKMKGYRKEDFLSL, from the exons ATGGCCATGGTGGCGGTGGGGATCCCTGGGGACTCTTTGCAGCATCGTGAAGGTGGCCAAGATGTGACTCTGCTGTGGGGGCTGCCCCCCCCCGGACCCCTGGCTGTGCTGAAGATTTTGAGGAGCCCCAGTGAGCCCCGAGATCCCAGCCTTGGCGGGGAGGCGAGCGTGTTCCATGCAAAACCCCGGCGAGGAGACTGGTTGGGCGAGGTGCGGGGCGGGCCTGAGCGCCCCACGCCCGCCGCAGACGCCAGTGCCCACCCGCACCCCgcagcacccaggggtgcaCCTGCCCGCCCGAGGATGCTGCAGGACAACGGCCCTCCGGGGCCACCCAGCCAG cccgaggccggTGTCTGCTCCCTGGCCTTGCCCTCGGACCGGCAGCTGGACGAGCGTGGCCGGGAGGCGGCCGAGGCCCAGCGGCTGCGCAGCGCCCGTGTCCAGGAGCAGGTCCGTATCCGCATGATGCTACGGGGGCaagcgcccgcccgccccgagGAGCTCACCGACGGCACCAGAG gtgaTCAGTACAGCTCGACCCTGCGCTCCTCCTTCAGCTCCCGCTCCCAGAGCAATGGGGTGGACCCCAAGGCCTCG CTGTACCAGCCGCTGGCCAAGAAGGATTTCGGCACGCTGCGGGGCAGCGGCTGGTCCTCGCGCTCGGCCGTGGACCTCACCCCGCACAAGCGCATGGCCACCATCAGCAACGGGGGCCTGGCCAAGGGCCGCGCCTACGTCGCCGGCTACGCGGCCTCGCAGGCGGCCACCGCCTCGCCGCGGCCCAGCTCCTTCCACGAGCGCAACTTCCGCTGCCGGCAGAACCTGGACACGCTGTCACTGCGCTCCCTGCGCCTGGCCGACAGGCCCCTCCCGCTCGCCGACGACCGCTACAGCGTCCTGTCGGAGCAGCTGGACGCGCCGGGGCACCGGCAGCTCTACAAGAGCCAGGCCGGCGGTGGCTTCGGCCGCTCCTTCGCCTTCGAGCGGCAGCTGAGCGCCGGCACGGCCGCCAAGGCCGCCTGTGACTGGCTGGACGGCGCCGAGGGGCCGCCGAGCCGCACCATCCGCGCGCCCGCCATGCGCACGCTGCAGCGCTTCCAGAGCAACAACCGCTCGCGGCTCAGCGCCGGCTCCTTCGGCACGGTgccggcgggaggcggcggcgccttcctggggctgggggagcatAGCTCCCGCGCCCCCTCTGTGCGCAGCCTGGCCGAGTCCGGCCACCACCTCGCGGAGCCACGCACCATGGAGATGTACAACGGGCACAGCACGCTGCTCGGCCACCACGCCGGCGG GTTTGACGACATCGACCTGCCCTCAGCAGTGAAGTACCTGATCGCCAGTGACCCCAACCTGCAGGTGCTGGGCGCTGCCTACCTGCAGCACAAGTGCTACAGTGACAGCAGCGCCAAGAAGCAG GCCCGCAGCCTGCAGGCCATGCCCAAGCTGGTGAAGCTGTTCAACAGCCCGAACCAGGAGGTGCAGCGCCACGCCACCGGCGCCATGCGCAACCTCATCTACGACAACGCCGAGAACAAGCTGGCGCTGGTGGAGGAGAACGGCATCTACGAGCTCATGCGCACCCTGCGGGAGCCCGACGATGAGCTCCGCAAGAACGTCACAG GGATCCTGTGGAATCTGTCCTCCAGTGACAACCTGAAGGATCGCCTGGCCCGGGACACACTGGAGCAGCTCACAGACCTGGTCCTGGTCCCTCTCTCTGGGCTGGGGGCCTCGGGTGTCATCCAGCAGAACCCCTCAGAGGCAGAGATCTTTTATAACTCCACGGGCTTCCTCAG GAacctgagctctgccagccagCAGACCCGGCAGAAGATGCGTGAGTGCCATGGGCTGGTGGACTCCATGATCCACTATGTGAACAGCTCCCTGGAGGTGGGGAAGTCGGAGGATAAG aGTGTGGAGAACGCTGTCTGTGTCCTGCGCAACCTCTCCTACCGCTTGTACGACGAGATGCCCCCATCCTCGCTCCAGCGCCTCGAGGGCCACCGGAGGAATGCCGGCGGCACGATGACAGGGGAGCTGGTGGGCTGCTTCAGCCCCCAGAGCAAGAAAGCCCGGGAG cactACCTGAACGCGGACATCGTCACCTTCACGGAGGTCTCCAAGGACCCCAAGGGCATGGAGTGGCTCTGGAACCCGCAGATCGTGGGCATCTACAACCGGCTGCTGCAGCGCTGCGAGCTCAACAAGCACACGACGGAGGCGGCCTCGGGTGCCCTGCAGAACATCACGGCCGGGGACCGCAGG TGGGCAGGCGTGCTGAGCCGGCTGGCGCTGGAGCAGGAGCGCATCCTGAATCCCGTGCTGGACCGTGTCCGCACTGCCGACCACCACCAGCTGCGCTCCCTCACCGGCCTCATCCGCAACCTGTCCCGCCACGCCCGTAACAAGGACGAGATGT CCACCAAGGTGGTCAGCCACCTGATCGAGAAGCTGCCAGGGAGCGTCGGGGACAAGGCCCCTCCTGCTGACGTCATTGTGAACATCATCGCGGTGCTCAACAACCTGGTGGTGGAGAGCCCCATGGCCGCCCGCGACATTGTCTACTTCGACGGCCTGAGGAAGCTCTTCTTCATCAAGAAGCGACGGGACAG CTCGGACAACGAGAAGTCCTCCCGAGCTGCCGCCAGCCTCCTGGGAAACATGTGGCAGTACACCAAGCTCCACCGGGACTTCAAGATG AAGGGGTACCGGAAGGAGGACTTCCTCAGCCTCTGA